CCCGGGGGTGCAGCCCCAACGCCACGGCCCGCTGAGGCCGCGCCCGGCAGGGGCGGCGCTTTTTTGGAAAGCGGGGGACTCCGCGTTGGCGGAGTTTTTGCAAATTCACAAAATCTTCATAGATACCCCCTTTACAAATGGAAAACATTGCGCTATGATAACAGCGTTAGCACTCGAGAAAGAAGAGTGCTAACGCTGAATTTGTTTTTCATGGAAATGAAATATGATAAGGAGGAACCCAGCATGAAACTTACACCTCTTGCGGACCGCGTCATTTTGAAGATGGTCGAGACCGAGGAGACCACCAAGGGCGGCATCATCCTCACTGGCAGCGCCAAGGAAAAGCCCTCCGTGGCGGAGGTCATCTCCGTAGGCCCCGGCGGAAATGTGGACGGCAAGGACATTGTGATGACTGTGAAGGTGGGCGACAAGGTGATCACCAGCCAGTACGCCGGCACAAAGGTGACGTTGGAGGACGTGGAATACGTGGTCGTCCGCCAGAACGACATTCTGGCCATCGTGGAATGACCTTCGGTCTTAAAGAGGGGACCGCGTCCCCCCTTTAGATTCCCCCTCACCAGTCTGCGGACTGGTGAACGCCGCCCCCGGCGGCTGGGTCGTGGAATTTTCGGCAGGCGCATGTCCTGCCGAAAATGATGGAAGATCTTTGATTTGCCAAAGGCAAATCAACCGGGAAAAACCTGGGTTTTTCCCTGGCCCCTTTTCCTGGCGCCTGCGGGCGCGGGTTTCCGGGGCGCTTGTTCAATGTAAATTCATCTTCTGTTTGGAGG
This genomic window from Pusillibacter faecalis contains:
- a CDS encoding co-chaperone GroES — its product is MKLTPLADRVILKMVETEETTKGGIILTGSAKEKPSVAEVISVGPGGNVDGKDIVMTVKVGDKVITSQYAGTKVTLEDVEYVVVRQNDILAIVE